In the genome of Muntiacus reevesi chromosome 5, mMunRee1.1, whole genome shotgun sequence, one region contains:
- the MIB2 gene encoding E3 ubiquitin-protein ligase MIB2 isoform X1 — MDPDPQAGVQVGMRVVRGVDWKWGQQDGGEGGVGTVVELGRHGSPSTPDRTVVVQWDHGTRTNYRAGYQGAHDLLLYDNAQIGVRHPNIICDCCKKHGLRGMRWKCRICFDYDLCTQCYMHNKHDLAHAFERYETAHSRPVMLSPRQGLPRIPLRGIFQGAKVVRGPDWEWGSQDGGEGKPGRVVDIRGWDVETGRSVASVTWADGTTNVYRVGHKGKVDLKCVGEAAGGFYYREHLPRLGKPAELQRRVSADGQPFQRGDKVKCLLDTDVLREMQEGHGGWNPRMAKFIGQTGTVHRITDRGDVRVQFSHKTRWTFHPGALTKQNCLVGEVVRVIDDLDTVKRLQAGHGEWTDDMAPALGRIGRVLKVFGDGNVGVLVSGKLWTFSPSCLVAYRPEEDANLDVAGRARENKSSLSVVLDKLRAQKSDLEHPGRLVVEVALGNVARALDLLRRHPEQVDTKNQGRTALQMATYLGQVELVRLLLQAQAGIDLPDDEGNTALHYAALGNQPEAARVLLSSGCGANALNSTRSSALHVAVQRGFLEVVKVLCERGCDVNLPDAHADTPLHCAISAGTGASGIVEVLTEVPGIDVTATNSQGFTLLHHASLKGHTLAVRRILARARQLVDAKKEDGFTALHLAAFNNHREVAQVLIREGHCDVNARNRKLQSPLHLAVQQAHVGLVPLLVDAGCSINAEDEEGDTALHVALQRHQLLPLAADGGAGDPGPLQLLSRLQASGLPGSAELTAGAAIAYFLALEGADLSYANHRGRSPLDLAAEGRLLKALQGCAQRFRERQAGGGGSGGSAQGPRLVLSAPNTVTNLHVAAPTGPEAAECLVCSELALLVLFSPCQHRTVCEECARRMKKCIRCQVVISKKLRPDGTEVVSAAPAPGPPRQLVEELQSRYRQMEERITCPICIDSHIRLVFQCGHGACAPCGAALSACPICRQPIRDRIQIFV, encoded by the exons ATGGACCCAGACCCCCAAGCGGGCGTGCAGGTGGGCATGCGCGTGGTGCGCGGCGTGGACTGGAAGTGGGGCCAGCAGGACGGCGGCGAGGGTGGCGTGGGCACGGTGGTGGAGCTCGGCCGCCACGGCAGCCCTTCGACCCCTGACCGCACAGTGGTCGTGCAGTGGGACCACGGCACCCGCACCAACTACCGCGCTGGCTACCAGGGCGCACATGACCTGCTGCTCTATGACAACGCCCAAATCG GCGTCCGCCACCCCAACATCATCTGCGACTGCTGCAAGAAGCACGGGCTGCGGGGCATGCGCTGGAAATGCCGTATCTGCTTCGACTACGACCTCTGCACGCAGTGCTACATGCACAACAAGCACGACCTGGCCCACGCCTTCGAGCGCTATGAGACGGCCCACTCGCGCCC GGTCATGCTGAGTCCCCGCCAGGGCCTCCCAAGGATCCCGTTAAGGGGCATCTTCCAAGGGGCGAAGGTGGTTCGGGGCCCCGACTGGGAGTGGGGCTCACAGGATG gaggagaagggaagccaGGCCGAGTGGTGGACATCCGTGGCTGGGATGTGGAGACAGGCCGGAGCGTGGCCAGTGTGACGTGGGCTGATGGCACCACCAACGTGTACCGTGTGGGCCACAAGGGCAAGGTGGACCTCAAGTGTGTGGGCGAGGCTGCTGGCGGCTTCTATTACAGGGAGCACCTCCCAAGGCTTG gcaagCCCGCAGAGCTGCAGCGCAGGGTCAGTGCTGACGGCCAGCCCTTCCAACGTGGGGACAAGGTCAAGTGTCTGCTGGACACGGACGTGCTGAGGGAGATGCAGGAAGGCCACGGCGGGTGGAACCCCCGGATGGCCAAG TTTATCGGACAGACGGGCACCGTGCACCGCATCACAGACCGTGGGGACGTGCGTGTGCAGTTCAGCCACAAGACCCGCTGGACCTTCCACCCTGGGGCTCTCACCAAG CAAAACTGCCTGGTGGGTGAGGTGGTGCGGGTTATCGACGACCTTGACACGGTGAAGCGGCTGCAGGCTGGCCATGGGGAGTGGACTGATGACATGGCCCCT GCTCTGGGCCGCATTGGGAGAGTGCTGAAGGTTTTCGGAGATGGGAACGTGGGTGTGCTGGTCAGTGGGAAGCTGTGGACCTTCAGCCCCTCCTGCCTGGTGGCCTACCGGCCTGAGGAAGATGCCAACCTGGACGTAGCTGGGCGAGCCCGGGAGAACAAAA GCTCCCTGAGCGTTGTCCTGGACAAGCTTCGAGCCCAGAAGAGTGACCTGGAGCACCCAGGGAGGCTGGTGGTGGAGGTGGCTCTGGGCAATGTCGCCCGGGCTCTGGACCTGCTGCGGCGGCACCCGGAACAG GTGGACACCAAGAATCAGGGCAGGACTGCCCTGCAGATGGCCACCTACCTAGGCCAGGTGGAGCTGGtgcggctgctgctgcaggctcaGGCGGGCATTGACCTGCCGGATGACGAGGGCAACACAGCACTGCACTATGCAGCCCTGGG GAACCAGCCCGAGGCTGCCCGGGTACTCTTGAGCTCAGGCTGTGGGGCCAATGCTCTGAACAGCACTCGGAGCTCAGCACTGCATGTGGCCGTGCAgaggggcttcctggaggtggtgaaGGTCCTCTGTGAGCGTGGCTGTGACGTCAACCTGCCT GATGCCCATGCTGACACACCCCTGCACTGCGCCATCTCAGCGGGCACTGGTGCCAGCGGCATTGTGGAGGTCCTCACCGAGGTGCCGGGCATCGATGTCACTGCCACCAACAGCCAGGGCTTCACCCTGCTGCACCACGCATCCCTCAAAGGCCACACACT AGCTGTCAGGAGGATTCTGGCGCGGGCCCGGCAGCTGGTGGACGCCAAGAAGGAGGATGGGTTCACGGCACTGCACCTGGCCGCCTTCAACAACCACAGGGAGGTGGCCCAAGTTCTTATCCGAGAG ggccACTGTGATGTGAACGCTCGCAACCGTAAGCTGCAGTCTCCGCTGCACCTGGCTGTGCAGCAGGCCCACGTGGGGCTGGTGCCACTGCTGGTGGATGCCGGCTGCAGCATCAACGCGGAGGATGAGGAGGGGGACACAGCTCTGCACGTGGCCCTGCAGCGCCACCAGCTGCTGCCTCTGGCAGCTGATGGGGGCGCAGGGGACCCGGGTCCCCTGCAGCTGCTGTCCAGG CTACAGGCCTCGGGCCTTCCAGGCAGCGCGGAGCTGACGGCGGGCGCAGCGATCGCCTACTTCTTAGCGCTGGAGGGCGCCGACCTGAGCTATGCCAACCACCGCGGCCGGAGCCCCCTGGACCTGGCTGCTGAGGGTCGCCTGCTCAAAGCCCTGCAGGGCTGTGCTCAGCGCTTCCG GGAGCGGCAGGCTGGCGGCGGTGGCAGCGGGGGCTCGGCCCAGGGCCCAAGACTGGTGCTCAGTGCTCCGAACACTGTGACCAACCTGCATGTGGCCGCGCCGACGGGGCCCGAGGCCGCCGAGTGCCTAGTGTGCTCGGAGCTGGCGCTGCTGGTGCTGTTCTCGCCCTGCCAGCATCGCACAGTGTGCGAGG AGTGCGCACGCAGGATGAAGAAGTGCATCAGGTGCCAGGTGGTCATCAGCAAGAAGCTGCGCCCAG ACGGCACGGAGGTGGTGAGCGCAGCCCCCGCGCCCGGCCCGCCGCGGCAGCTGGTGGAGGAGCTGCAGAGCCGCTACCGGCAGATGGAGGAGCGCATCACCTGTCCGATTTGCATCGACAGCCACATCCGCCTCGTGTTCCAGTGTGGCCATGGCGCGTGCGCGCCCTGCGGCGCGGCGCTCAGCGCCTGCCCCATCTGCCGCCAGCCCATCCGCGACCGCATCCAGATCTTCGTGTAG
- the MIB2 gene encoding E3 ubiquitin-protein ligase MIB2 isoform X3 yields MDPDPQAGVQVGMRVVRGVDWKWGQQDGGEGGVGTVVELGRHGSPSTPDRTVVVQWDHGTRTNYRAGYQGAHDLLLYDNAQIGVRHPNIICDCCKKHGLRGMRWKCRICFDYDLCTQCYMHNKHDLAHAFERYETAHSRPVMLSPRQGLPRIPLRGIFQGAKVVRGPDWEWGSQDGGEGKPGRVVDIRGWDVETGRSVASVTWADGTTNVYRVGHKGKVDLKCVGEAAGGFYYREHLPRLGKPAELQRRVSADGQPFQRGDKVKCLLDTDVLREMQEGHGGWNPRMAKQNCLVGEVVRVIDDLDTVKRLQAGHGEWTDDMAPALGRIGRVLKVFGDGNVGVLVSGKLWTFSPSCLVAYRPEEDANLDVAGRARENKSSLSVVLDKLRAQKSDLEHPGRLVVEVALGNVARALDLLRRHPEQVDTKNQGRTALQMATYLGQVELVRLLLQAQAGIDLPDDEGNTALHYAALGNQPEAARVLLSSGCGANALNSTRSSALHVAVQRGFLEVVKVLCERGCDVNLPDAHADTPLHCAISAGTGASGIVEVLTEVPGIDVTATNSQGFTLLHHASLKGHTLAVRRILARARQLVDAKKEDGFTALHLAAFNNHREVAQVLIREGHCDVNARNRKLQSPLHLAVQQAHVGLVPLLVDAGCSINAEDEEGDTALHVALQRHQLLPLAADGGAGDPGPLQLLSRLQASGLPGSAELTAGAAIAYFLALEGADLSYANHRGRSPLDLAAEGRLLKALQGCAQRFRERQAGGGGSGGSAQGPRLVLSAPNTVTNLHVAAPTGPEAAECLVCSELALLVLFSPCQHRTVCEECARRMKKCIRCQVVISKKLRPDGTEVVSAAPAPGPPRQLVEELQSRYRQMEERITCPICIDSHIRLVFQCGHGACAPCGAALSACPICRQPIRDRIQIFV; encoded by the exons ATGGACCCAGACCCCCAAGCGGGCGTGCAGGTGGGCATGCGCGTGGTGCGCGGCGTGGACTGGAAGTGGGGCCAGCAGGACGGCGGCGAGGGTGGCGTGGGCACGGTGGTGGAGCTCGGCCGCCACGGCAGCCCTTCGACCCCTGACCGCACAGTGGTCGTGCAGTGGGACCACGGCACCCGCACCAACTACCGCGCTGGCTACCAGGGCGCACATGACCTGCTGCTCTATGACAACGCCCAAATCG GCGTCCGCCACCCCAACATCATCTGCGACTGCTGCAAGAAGCACGGGCTGCGGGGCATGCGCTGGAAATGCCGTATCTGCTTCGACTACGACCTCTGCACGCAGTGCTACATGCACAACAAGCACGACCTGGCCCACGCCTTCGAGCGCTATGAGACGGCCCACTCGCGCCC GGTCATGCTGAGTCCCCGCCAGGGCCTCCCAAGGATCCCGTTAAGGGGCATCTTCCAAGGGGCGAAGGTGGTTCGGGGCCCCGACTGGGAGTGGGGCTCACAGGATG gaggagaagggaagccaGGCCGAGTGGTGGACATCCGTGGCTGGGATGTGGAGACAGGCCGGAGCGTGGCCAGTGTGACGTGGGCTGATGGCACCACCAACGTGTACCGTGTGGGCCACAAGGGCAAGGTGGACCTCAAGTGTGTGGGCGAGGCTGCTGGCGGCTTCTATTACAGGGAGCACCTCCCAAGGCTTG gcaagCCCGCAGAGCTGCAGCGCAGGGTCAGTGCTGACGGCCAGCCCTTCCAACGTGGGGACAAGGTCAAGTGTCTGCTGGACACGGACGTGCTGAGGGAGATGCAGGAAGGCCACGGCGGGTGGAACCCCCGGATGGCCAAG CAAAACTGCCTGGTGGGTGAGGTGGTGCGGGTTATCGACGACCTTGACACGGTGAAGCGGCTGCAGGCTGGCCATGGGGAGTGGACTGATGACATGGCCCCT GCTCTGGGCCGCATTGGGAGAGTGCTGAAGGTTTTCGGAGATGGGAACGTGGGTGTGCTGGTCAGTGGGAAGCTGTGGACCTTCAGCCCCTCCTGCCTGGTGGCCTACCGGCCTGAGGAAGATGCCAACCTGGACGTAGCTGGGCGAGCCCGGGAGAACAAAA GCTCCCTGAGCGTTGTCCTGGACAAGCTTCGAGCCCAGAAGAGTGACCTGGAGCACCCAGGGAGGCTGGTGGTGGAGGTGGCTCTGGGCAATGTCGCCCGGGCTCTGGACCTGCTGCGGCGGCACCCGGAACAG GTGGACACCAAGAATCAGGGCAGGACTGCCCTGCAGATGGCCACCTACCTAGGCCAGGTGGAGCTGGtgcggctgctgctgcaggctcaGGCGGGCATTGACCTGCCGGATGACGAGGGCAACACAGCACTGCACTATGCAGCCCTGGG GAACCAGCCCGAGGCTGCCCGGGTACTCTTGAGCTCAGGCTGTGGGGCCAATGCTCTGAACAGCACTCGGAGCTCAGCACTGCATGTGGCCGTGCAgaggggcttcctggaggtggtgaaGGTCCTCTGTGAGCGTGGCTGTGACGTCAACCTGCCT GATGCCCATGCTGACACACCCCTGCACTGCGCCATCTCAGCGGGCACTGGTGCCAGCGGCATTGTGGAGGTCCTCACCGAGGTGCCGGGCATCGATGTCACTGCCACCAACAGCCAGGGCTTCACCCTGCTGCACCACGCATCCCTCAAAGGCCACACACT AGCTGTCAGGAGGATTCTGGCGCGGGCCCGGCAGCTGGTGGACGCCAAGAAGGAGGATGGGTTCACGGCACTGCACCTGGCCGCCTTCAACAACCACAGGGAGGTGGCCCAAGTTCTTATCCGAGAG ggccACTGTGATGTGAACGCTCGCAACCGTAAGCTGCAGTCTCCGCTGCACCTGGCTGTGCAGCAGGCCCACGTGGGGCTGGTGCCACTGCTGGTGGATGCCGGCTGCAGCATCAACGCGGAGGATGAGGAGGGGGACACAGCTCTGCACGTGGCCCTGCAGCGCCACCAGCTGCTGCCTCTGGCAGCTGATGGGGGCGCAGGGGACCCGGGTCCCCTGCAGCTGCTGTCCAGG CTACAGGCCTCGGGCCTTCCAGGCAGCGCGGAGCTGACGGCGGGCGCAGCGATCGCCTACTTCTTAGCGCTGGAGGGCGCCGACCTGAGCTATGCCAACCACCGCGGCCGGAGCCCCCTGGACCTGGCTGCTGAGGGTCGCCTGCTCAAAGCCCTGCAGGGCTGTGCTCAGCGCTTCCG GGAGCGGCAGGCTGGCGGCGGTGGCAGCGGGGGCTCGGCCCAGGGCCCAAGACTGGTGCTCAGTGCTCCGAACACTGTGACCAACCTGCATGTGGCCGCGCCGACGGGGCCCGAGGCCGCCGAGTGCCTAGTGTGCTCGGAGCTGGCGCTGCTGGTGCTGTTCTCGCCCTGCCAGCATCGCACAGTGTGCGAGG AGTGCGCACGCAGGATGAAGAAGTGCATCAGGTGCCAGGTGGTCATCAGCAAGAAGCTGCGCCCAG ACGGCACGGAGGTGGTGAGCGCAGCCCCCGCGCCCGGCCCGCCGCGGCAGCTGGTGGAGGAGCTGCAGAGCCGCTACCGGCAGATGGAGGAGCGCATCACCTGTCCGATTTGCATCGACAGCCACATCCGCCTCGTGTTCCAGTGTGGCCATGGCGCGTGCGCGCCCTGCGGCGCGGCGCTCAGCGCCTGCCCCATCTGCCGCCAGCCCATCCGCGACCGCATCCAGATCTTCGTGTAG
- the MIB2 gene encoding E3 ubiquitin-protein ligase MIB2 isoform X2 produces the protein MDPDPQAGVQVGMRVVRGVDWKWGQQDGGEGGVGTVVELGRHGSPSTPDRTVVVQWDHGTRTNYRAGYQGAHDLLLYDNAQIGVRHPNIICDCCKKHGLRGMRWKCRICFDYDLCTQCYMHNKHDLAHAFERYETAHSRPVMLSPRQGLPRIPLRGIFQGAKVVRGPDWEWGSQDGGEGKPGRVVDIRGWDVETGRSVASVTWADGTTNVYRVGHKGKVDLKCVGEAAGGFYYREHLPRLGKPAELQRRVSADGQPFQRGDKVKCLLDTDVLREMQEGHGGWNPRMAKTGTVHRITDRGDVRVQFSHKTRWTFHPGALTKQNCLVGEVVRVIDDLDTVKRLQAGHGEWTDDMAPALGRIGRVLKVFGDGNVGVLVSGKLWTFSPSCLVAYRPEEDANLDVAGRARENKSSLSVVLDKLRAQKSDLEHPGRLVVEVALGNVARALDLLRRHPEQVDTKNQGRTALQMATYLGQVELVRLLLQAQAGIDLPDDEGNTALHYAALGNQPEAARVLLSSGCGANALNSTRSSALHVAVQRGFLEVVKVLCERGCDVNLPDAHADTPLHCAISAGTGASGIVEVLTEVPGIDVTATNSQGFTLLHHASLKGHTLAVRRILARARQLVDAKKEDGFTALHLAAFNNHREVAQVLIREGHCDVNARNRKLQSPLHLAVQQAHVGLVPLLVDAGCSINAEDEEGDTALHVALQRHQLLPLAADGGAGDPGPLQLLSRLQASGLPGSAELTAGAAIAYFLALEGADLSYANHRGRSPLDLAAEGRLLKALQGCAQRFRERQAGGGGSGGSAQGPRLVLSAPNTVTNLHVAAPTGPEAAECLVCSELALLVLFSPCQHRTVCEECARRMKKCIRCQVVISKKLRPDGTEVVSAAPAPGPPRQLVEELQSRYRQMEERITCPICIDSHIRLVFQCGHGACAPCGAALSACPICRQPIRDRIQIFV, from the exons ATGGACCCAGACCCCCAAGCGGGCGTGCAGGTGGGCATGCGCGTGGTGCGCGGCGTGGACTGGAAGTGGGGCCAGCAGGACGGCGGCGAGGGTGGCGTGGGCACGGTGGTGGAGCTCGGCCGCCACGGCAGCCCTTCGACCCCTGACCGCACAGTGGTCGTGCAGTGGGACCACGGCACCCGCACCAACTACCGCGCTGGCTACCAGGGCGCACATGACCTGCTGCTCTATGACAACGCCCAAATCG GCGTCCGCCACCCCAACATCATCTGCGACTGCTGCAAGAAGCACGGGCTGCGGGGCATGCGCTGGAAATGCCGTATCTGCTTCGACTACGACCTCTGCACGCAGTGCTACATGCACAACAAGCACGACCTGGCCCACGCCTTCGAGCGCTATGAGACGGCCCACTCGCGCCC GGTCATGCTGAGTCCCCGCCAGGGCCTCCCAAGGATCCCGTTAAGGGGCATCTTCCAAGGGGCGAAGGTGGTTCGGGGCCCCGACTGGGAGTGGGGCTCACAGGATG gaggagaagggaagccaGGCCGAGTGGTGGACATCCGTGGCTGGGATGTGGAGACAGGCCGGAGCGTGGCCAGTGTGACGTGGGCTGATGGCACCACCAACGTGTACCGTGTGGGCCACAAGGGCAAGGTGGACCTCAAGTGTGTGGGCGAGGCTGCTGGCGGCTTCTATTACAGGGAGCACCTCCCAAGGCTTG gcaagCCCGCAGAGCTGCAGCGCAGGGTCAGTGCTGACGGCCAGCCCTTCCAACGTGGGGACAAGGTCAAGTGTCTGCTGGACACGGACGTGCTGAGGGAGATGCAGGAAGGCCACGGCGGGTGGAACCCCCGGATGGCCAAG ACGGGCACCGTGCACCGCATCACAGACCGTGGGGACGTGCGTGTGCAGTTCAGCCACAAGACCCGCTGGACCTTCCACCCTGGGGCTCTCACCAAG CAAAACTGCCTGGTGGGTGAGGTGGTGCGGGTTATCGACGACCTTGACACGGTGAAGCGGCTGCAGGCTGGCCATGGGGAGTGGACTGATGACATGGCCCCT GCTCTGGGCCGCATTGGGAGAGTGCTGAAGGTTTTCGGAGATGGGAACGTGGGTGTGCTGGTCAGTGGGAAGCTGTGGACCTTCAGCCCCTCCTGCCTGGTGGCCTACCGGCCTGAGGAAGATGCCAACCTGGACGTAGCTGGGCGAGCCCGGGAGAACAAAA GCTCCCTGAGCGTTGTCCTGGACAAGCTTCGAGCCCAGAAGAGTGACCTGGAGCACCCAGGGAGGCTGGTGGTGGAGGTGGCTCTGGGCAATGTCGCCCGGGCTCTGGACCTGCTGCGGCGGCACCCGGAACAG GTGGACACCAAGAATCAGGGCAGGACTGCCCTGCAGATGGCCACCTACCTAGGCCAGGTGGAGCTGGtgcggctgctgctgcaggctcaGGCGGGCATTGACCTGCCGGATGACGAGGGCAACACAGCACTGCACTATGCAGCCCTGGG GAACCAGCCCGAGGCTGCCCGGGTACTCTTGAGCTCAGGCTGTGGGGCCAATGCTCTGAACAGCACTCGGAGCTCAGCACTGCATGTGGCCGTGCAgaggggcttcctggaggtggtgaaGGTCCTCTGTGAGCGTGGCTGTGACGTCAACCTGCCT GATGCCCATGCTGACACACCCCTGCACTGCGCCATCTCAGCGGGCACTGGTGCCAGCGGCATTGTGGAGGTCCTCACCGAGGTGCCGGGCATCGATGTCACTGCCACCAACAGCCAGGGCTTCACCCTGCTGCACCACGCATCCCTCAAAGGCCACACACT AGCTGTCAGGAGGATTCTGGCGCGGGCCCGGCAGCTGGTGGACGCCAAGAAGGAGGATGGGTTCACGGCACTGCACCTGGCCGCCTTCAACAACCACAGGGAGGTGGCCCAAGTTCTTATCCGAGAG ggccACTGTGATGTGAACGCTCGCAACCGTAAGCTGCAGTCTCCGCTGCACCTGGCTGTGCAGCAGGCCCACGTGGGGCTGGTGCCACTGCTGGTGGATGCCGGCTGCAGCATCAACGCGGAGGATGAGGAGGGGGACACAGCTCTGCACGTGGCCCTGCAGCGCCACCAGCTGCTGCCTCTGGCAGCTGATGGGGGCGCAGGGGACCCGGGTCCCCTGCAGCTGCTGTCCAGG CTACAGGCCTCGGGCCTTCCAGGCAGCGCGGAGCTGACGGCGGGCGCAGCGATCGCCTACTTCTTAGCGCTGGAGGGCGCCGACCTGAGCTATGCCAACCACCGCGGCCGGAGCCCCCTGGACCTGGCTGCTGAGGGTCGCCTGCTCAAAGCCCTGCAGGGCTGTGCTCAGCGCTTCCG GGAGCGGCAGGCTGGCGGCGGTGGCAGCGGGGGCTCGGCCCAGGGCCCAAGACTGGTGCTCAGTGCTCCGAACACTGTGACCAACCTGCATGTGGCCGCGCCGACGGGGCCCGAGGCCGCCGAGTGCCTAGTGTGCTCGGAGCTGGCGCTGCTGGTGCTGTTCTCGCCCTGCCAGCATCGCACAGTGTGCGAGG AGTGCGCACGCAGGATGAAGAAGTGCATCAGGTGCCAGGTGGTCATCAGCAAGAAGCTGCGCCCAG ACGGCACGGAGGTGGTGAGCGCAGCCCCCGCGCCCGGCCCGCCGCGGCAGCTGGTGGAGGAGCTGCAGAGCCGCTACCGGCAGATGGAGGAGCGCATCACCTGTCCGATTTGCATCGACAGCCACATCCGCCTCGTGTTCCAGTGTGGCCATGGCGCGTGCGCGCCCTGCGGCGCGGCGCTCAGCGCCTGCCCCATCTGCCGCCAGCCCATCCGCGACCGCATCCAGATCTTCGTGTAG
- the MIB2 gene encoding E3 ubiquitin-protein ligase MIB2 isoform X4, whose translation MLSPRQGLPRIPLRGIFQGAKVVRGPDWEWGSQDGGEGKPGRVVDIRGWDVETGRSVASVTWADGTTNVYRVGHKGKVDLKCVGEAAGGFYYREHLPRLGKPAELQRRVSADGQPFQRGDKVKCLLDTDVLREMQEGHGGWNPRMAKFIGQTGTVHRITDRGDVRVQFSHKTRWTFHPGALTKQNCLVGEVVRVIDDLDTVKRLQAGHGEWTDDMAPALGRIGRVLKVFGDGNVGVLVSGKLWTFSPSCLVAYRPEEDANLDVAGRARENKSSLSVVLDKLRAQKSDLEHPGRLVVEVALGNVARALDLLRRHPEQVDTKNQGRTALQMATYLGQVELVRLLLQAQAGIDLPDDEGNTALHYAALGNQPEAARVLLSSGCGANALNSTRSSALHVAVQRGFLEVVKVLCERGCDVNLPDAHADTPLHCAISAGTGASGIVEVLTEVPGIDVTATNSQGFTLLHHASLKGHTLAVRRILARARQLVDAKKEDGFTALHLAAFNNHREVAQVLIREGHCDVNARNRKLQSPLHLAVQQAHVGLVPLLVDAGCSINAEDEEGDTALHVALQRHQLLPLAADGGAGDPGPLQLLSRLQASGLPGSAELTAGAAIAYFLALEGADLSYANHRGRSPLDLAAEGRLLKALQGCAQRFRERQAGGGGSGGSAQGPRLVLSAPNTVTNLHVAAPTGPEAAECLVCSELALLVLFSPCQHRTVCEECARRMKKCIRCQVVISKKLRPDGTEVVSAAPAPGPPRQLVEELQSRYRQMEERITCPICIDSHIRLVFQCGHGACAPCGAALSACPICRQPIRDRIQIFV comes from the exons ATGCTGAGTCCCCGCCAGGGCCTCCCAAGGATCCCGTTAAGGGGCATCTTCCAAGGGGCGAAGGTGGTTCGGGGCCCCGACTGGGAGTGGGGCTCACAGGATG gaggagaagggaagccaGGCCGAGTGGTGGACATCCGTGGCTGGGATGTGGAGACAGGCCGGAGCGTGGCCAGTGTGACGTGGGCTGATGGCACCACCAACGTGTACCGTGTGGGCCACAAGGGCAAGGTGGACCTCAAGTGTGTGGGCGAGGCTGCTGGCGGCTTCTATTACAGGGAGCACCTCCCAAGGCTTG gcaagCCCGCAGAGCTGCAGCGCAGGGTCAGTGCTGACGGCCAGCCCTTCCAACGTGGGGACAAGGTCAAGTGTCTGCTGGACACGGACGTGCTGAGGGAGATGCAGGAAGGCCACGGCGGGTGGAACCCCCGGATGGCCAAG TTTATCGGACAGACGGGCACCGTGCACCGCATCACAGACCGTGGGGACGTGCGTGTGCAGTTCAGCCACAAGACCCGCTGGACCTTCCACCCTGGGGCTCTCACCAAG CAAAACTGCCTGGTGGGTGAGGTGGTGCGGGTTATCGACGACCTTGACACGGTGAAGCGGCTGCAGGCTGGCCATGGGGAGTGGACTGATGACATGGCCCCT GCTCTGGGCCGCATTGGGAGAGTGCTGAAGGTTTTCGGAGATGGGAACGTGGGTGTGCTGGTCAGTGGGAAGCTGTGGACCTTCAGCCCCTCCTGCCTGGTGGCCTACCGGCCTGAGGAAGATGCCAACCTGGACGTAGCTGGGCGAGCCCGGGAGAACAAAA GCTCCCTGAGCGTTGTCCTGGACAAGCTTCGAGCCCAGAAGAGTGACCTGGAGCACCCAGGGAGGCTGGTGGTGGAGGTGGCTCTGGGCAATGTCGCCCGGGCTCTGGACCTGCTGCGGCGGCACCCGGAACAG GTGGACACCAAGAATCAGGGCAGGACTGCCCTGCAGATGGCCACCTACCTAGGCCAGGTGGAGCTGGtgcggctgctgctgcaggctcaGGCGGGCATTGACCTGCCGGATGACGAGGGCAACACAGCACTGCACTATGCAGCCCTGGG GAACCAGCCCGAGGCTGCCCGGGTACTCTTGAGCTCAGGCTGTGGGGCCAATGCTCTGAACAGCACTCGGAGCTCAGCACTGCATGTGGCCGTGCAgaggggcttcctggaggtggtgaaGGTCCTCTGTGAGCGTGGCTGTGACGTCAACCTGCCT GATGCCCATGCTGACACACCCCTGCACTGCGCCATCTCAGCGGGCACTGGTGCCAGCGGCATTGTGGAGGTCCTCACCGAGGTGCCGGGCATCGATGTCACTGCCACCAACAGCCAGGGCTTCACCCTGCTGCACCACGCATCCCTCAAAGGCCACACACT AGCTGTCAGGAGGATTCTGGCGCGGGCCCGGCAGCTGGTGGACGCCAAGAAGGAGGATGGGTTCACGGCACTGCACCTGGCCGCCTTCAACAACCACAGGGAGGTGGCCCAAGTTCTTATCCGAGAG ggccACTGTGATGTGAACGCTCGCAACCGTAAGCTGCAGTCTCCGCTGCACCTGGCTGTGCAGCAGGCCCACGTGGGGCTGGTGCCACTGCTGGTGGATGCCGGCTGCAGCATCAACGCGGAGGATGAGGAGGGGGACACAGCTCTGCACGTGGCCCTGCAGCGCCACCAGCTGCTGCCTCTGGCAGCTGATGGGGGCGCAGGGGACCCGGGTCCCCTGCAGCTGCTGTCCAGG CTACAGGCCTCGGGCCTTCCAGGCAGCGCGGAGCTGACGGCGGGCGCAGCGATCGCCTACTTCTTAGCGCTGGAGGGCGCCGACCTGAGCTATGCCAACCACCGCGGCCGGAGCCCCCTGGACCTGGCTGCTGAGGGTCGCCTGCTCAAAGCCCTGCAGGGCTGTGCTCAGCGCTTCCG GGAGCGGCAGGCTGGCGGCGGTGGCAGCGGGGGCTCGGCCCAGGGCCCAAGACTGGTGCTCAGTGCTCCGAACACTGTGACCAACCTGCATGTGGCCGCGCCGACGGGGCCCGAGGCCGCCGAGTGCCTAGTGTGCTCGGAGCTGGCGCTGCTGGTGCTGTTCTCGCCCTGCCAGCATCGCACAGTGTGCGAGG AGTGCGCACGCAGGATGAAGAAGTGCATCAGGTGCCAGGTGGTCATCAGCAAGAAGCTGCGCCCAG ACGGCACGGAGGTGGTGAGCGCAGCCCCCGCGCCCGGCCCGCCGCGGCAGCTGGTGGAGGAGCTGCAGAGCCGCTACCGGCAGATGGAGGAGCGCATCACCTGTCCGATTTGCATCGACAGCCACATCCGCCTCGTGTTCCAGTGTGGCCATGGCGCGTGCGCGCCCTGCGGCGCGGCGCTCAGCGCCTGCCCCATCTGCCGCCAGCCCATCCGCGACCGCATCCAGATCTTCGTGTAG